One window of Methanothermobacter tenebrarum genomic DNA carries:
- a CDS encoding acetate uptake transporter has product MDMGQETVTIVDKTANPAPLGLLGFGMTTVLLNVHNAGLIPITSMILAMGFAYGGIAQILACAMEYKKGNTFATLAFGSYGLFWWSLVFLLMVPQVTIFKTVGTPVQAADPASLAAYLFMWGLFTLLMFIATLRLSRGLQVIFISLAILFFLLTIGELTGSKLVTMIAGYEGIFTGASAIYVGLGEVINEVYGGNVVPL; this is encoded by the coding sequence ATGGATATGGGACAAGAAACCGTGACTATAGTTGATAAAACAGCGAACCCGGCCCCCCTAGGACTGCTGGGCTTCGGGATGACGACCGTCCTATTAAATGTGCATAATGCTGGGCTAATACCCATAACGAGCATGATACTCGCCATGGGTTTTGCCTATGGTGGGATAGCCCAGATACTAGCATGTGCAATGGAATATAAGAAGGGTAACACCTTCGCGACACTCGCCTTCGGATCCTATGGACTGTTCTGGTGGTCACTAGTGTTCCTATTAATGGTGCCACAGGTGACCATCTTTAAAACTGTGGGTACACCAGTTCAGGCCGCTGATCCAGCGTCACTGGCAGCATACCTATTCATGTGGGGACTATTTACCCTGCTAATGTTTATAGCAACCTTAAGGTTAAGCAGGGGTCTTCAGGTGATATTCATAAGCCTTGCGATATTATTCTTCCTACTTACCATCGGTGAACTAACAGGATCCAAACTTGTAACAATGATAGCAGGATATGAGGGCATATTCACAGGTGCAAGTGCCATATATGTTGGACTAGGTGAAGTTATAAACGAAGTCTATGGGGGGAATGTCGTACCACTTTAA
- the acs gene encoding acetate--CoA ligase — protein MSEDTTVLLEEKRVFKPNYKIVEEAHIKNWEAELEKGKNIEKYWAEKAKELEWFQKWDKVLDGSNKPFYKWFTNGKINMTYNAVDRWIHTSKRNQVAILYVNERGDEEKLTYYELYRQVNKMANALKSLGIKKGDVVALYMPMCPEAVITMLACAKIGAPHTVIYSGLSVGALVERVNDAKAKIIVTADGTYRRGKVIELKKIVDEAVLRCPTVQTTVILEHTGIPIELSDISGKEVLFDSIIEGEDDKCEPEIMDAEDPLFILYTSGTTGKPKGVVHTTGGYMVGTSTTTKMVFDIHDDDIFWCTADIGWITGHSYIVYGPLLVGTTTVVYEGAPDYPDPGVWWRIIEEHGITKFYTAPTAIRHLMRFGDKYPRLYDLSSLKILGSVGEPINPEAWIWYYKNIGRERCPIMDTWWQTETGMHLVSPLPVTPLKPGSVTKPLPGIEAEVVDKDGKPVPPGKGGHLVIKTPWPAMLRTLYKDEKRYIETYWENIPGGVYTTGDMAHMDEDGYIWIQGRSDDVLNIAGHRVGTAEVESAFVSHPAVAEAAVIGKSDPIKGEVIKAFLILKEGYNLNTALIGDLKKHVRHELGPVAVIGEMVQVDKLPKTRSGKIMRRILRAKEEGLELGDTSTLEE, from the coding sequence ATGTCCGAGGATACCACTGTTCTCCTAGAAGAAAAAAGGGTCTTCAAACCCAACTACAAAATCGTGGAAGAAGCCCACATAAAAAACTGGGAGGCAGAGTTAGAAAAAGGAAAAAACATAGAAAAATACTGGGCGGAAAAGGCCAAAGAACTCGAATGGTTCCAAAAATGGGACAAAGTCTTAGATGGCAGCAACAAACCATTCTACAAATGGTTCACCAACGGCAAAATAAACATGACCTACAACGCTGTAGACCGCTGGATACACACCTCAAAAAGAAACCAAGTCGCAATACTCTACGTAAACGAAAGAGGAGACGAAGAAAAACTAACATACTACGAACTATACCGCCAAGTAAACAAAATGGCCAACGCACTCAAAAGCCTAGGAATAAAAAAAGGAGACGTCGTCGCACTATACATGCCAATGTGCCCAGAAGCAGTCATAACAATGTTAGCCTGTGCAAAAATCGGAGCACCCCACACAGTAATTTACTCAGGCCTCAGCGTAGGAGCACTAGTAGAGAGAGTAAACGATGCAAAAGCCAAGATAATAGTCACAGCAGATGGAACCTACAGAAGAGGAAAGGTCATCGAACTTAAAAAAATAGTTGACGAAGCAGTCCTACGCTGCCCAACAGTCCAAACAACAGTCATCCTAGAACACACAGGAATACCAATAGAACTATCAGACATAAGCGGGAAGGAAGTCCTATTCGATAGTATAATCGAAGGAGAAGACGACAAATGCGAACCAGAGATAATGGACGCCGAAGACCCACTATTCATACTCTACACATCAGGTACAACAGGCAAACCTAAGGGCGTAGTCCACACCACTGGAGGCTACATGGTAGGAACTTCAACCACCACAAAAATGGTATTCGACATACACGACGACGACATATTCTGGTGCACAGCAGACATAGGATGGATAACAGGCCACAGCTACATCGTATACGGGCCACTACTCGTAGGCACAACAACAGTAGTATATGAAGGCGCCCCAGACTATCCAGACCCAGGAGTATGGTGGAGGATAATAGAAGAACATGGAATAACAAAATTCTACACAGCACCCACGGCAATAAGACACCTAATGAGATTCGGAGACAAATACCCCAGACTATACGACCTTTCCAGCCTCAAAATATTAGGAAGCGTTGGAGAACCAATAAACCCAGAAGCATGGATATGGTACTACAAGAACATCGGCAGAGAAAGATGTCCAATAATGGACACCTGGTGGCAGACCGAAACAGGAATGCACCTAGTATCGCCACTGCCAGTAACACCACTAAAACCAGGATCAGTCACCAAACCACTCCCAGGAATCGAAGCAGAAGTCGTTGACAAAGACGGAAAACCAGTACCCCCAGGAAAAGGAGGCCACCTCGTAATCAAAACACCATGGCCCGCCATGCTAAGAACCCTCTACAAGGATGAGAAACGTTATATCGAAACCTACTGGGAAAACATACCAGGAGGCGTGTATACAACAGGTGACATGGCCCACATGGACGAAGACGGATACATATGGATACAAGGACGATCAGATGACGTGTTAAACATAGCAGGGCACAGGGTAGGGACTGCAGAAGTCGAATCAGCCTTTGTATCCCACCCAGCAGTTGCTGAAGCAGCCGTAATAGGGAAATCAGACCCCATCAAGGGGGAGGTTATCAAAGCCTTCCTCATACTCAAAGAAGGCTATAATCTAAACACTGCATTGATAGGGGATCTTAAAAAACATGTAAGACACGAACTAGGACCAGTAGCGGTTATCGGAGAAATGGTCCAAGTTGATAAACTCCCAAAAACTAGGAGTGGTAAGATAATGAGGAGGATACTCCGAGCCAAAGAAGAAGGACTAGAACTAGGAGACACCTCCACATTAGAAGAATAA
- the thsA gene encoding thermosome subunit alpha, producing the protein MAQLTGSQPILILPKGTTRYVGKEAQRMNIIAGRILAETIRTTLGPKGMDKMLVDSLGDIVVTNDGVTILKEMDIAHPAAKMLVEVAKTQEDEVGDGTTTAVIITGELLKKAEELLEMGVHPTIIVQGYREAAKKAQEILDSIAINARDRGTLLKVAMTAMTGKGAEKARESLAELVVDAILQVEDNGEIDKDNINIHRILGGSIDDSMIVNGIAIDKGRADHAMPKRVENAKIALLKYPIEVKELETDAKIRLTDPSQMQAFIEQEEQMIKEMVQKIIDSGANVLFCQKGIDDLALHYLSREGIYALKRVRKSDMQRLERATGARLVTNIEDLTEEDLGEAGVVYEKKIFDELLTFVEDCRDPKALSIILRGSTRQVAEEVERAIEDAIGVVSATVEDEKVVAGGGAPEVEIAKRLKDYSESISGREQLAVAAFAEALEVVPKTLAENAGLDSIDTLVDLRAAHEESPYMGLDVFKGEVVDMKEAGVLEPHRVKRQAIQSAAEAAEMILRIDDMIAAKGFEVSKKESEGGGMEGMGGMPPM; encoded by the coding sequence ATGGCACAGTTAACTGGTTCACAACCAATACTAATACTACCAAAAGGAACTACAAGATATGTGGGAAAAGAAGCCCAGAGGATGAACATAATAGCAGGCAGGATACTCGCAGAGACCATTAGAACAACCCTAGGCCCTAAGGGAATGGATAAAATGCTCGTAGACTCCCTAGGGGATATAGTAGTGACAAATGATGGTGTCACAATCCTAAAGGAGATGGACATAGCCCATCCAGCCGCTAAAATGCTGGTAGAAGTTGCCAAAACCCAAGAAGACGAAGTAGGAGACGGGACAACAACAGCTGTCATAATAACTGGAGAACTTCTCAAAAAGGCGGAAGAACTCCTGGAAATGGGTGTGCATCCAACAATAATAGTGCAAGGCTACAGGGAAGCAGCTAAAAAAGCCCAGGAAATCCTGGACTCCATAGCAATAAATGCGAGGGACCGTGGCACATTACTAAAAGTTGCCATGACGGCAATGACAGGAAAAGGAGCTGAAAAGGCAAGGGAATCATTAGCAGAGTTGGTCGTAGATGCAATACTCCAGGTTGAAGATAATGGTGAGATAGACAAGGACAACATAAACATCCATAGAATACTCGGCGGATCAATTGACGATTCCATGATAGTCAATGGGATAGCAATTGACAAGGGAAGAGCAGACCATGCAATGCCAAAACGTGTTGAAAACGCCAAGATAGCACTCTTAAAATATCCGATAGAGGTTAAGGAACTTGAAACAGATGCGAAGATACGGTTAACAGATCCCTCACAGATGCAAGCCTTCATCGAACAAGAAGAACAAATGATAAAAGAAATGGTCCAAAAGATCATAGATTCAGGGGCTAATGTATTATTCTGTCAGAAGGGTATTGATGATCTTGCACTCCATTACCTTTCACGTGAAGGCATATACGCCCTCAAAAGGGTTAGAAAATCAGACATGCAACGTCTTGAAAGGGCCACCGGCGCTAGACTCGTAACTAACATCGAGGATCTTACAGAGGAGGATCTTGGGGAAGCAGGTGTAGTATATGAAAAGAAAATCTTTGACGAGCTTTTAACTTTTGTAGAGGATTGTAGGGATCCTAAGGCATTATCCATAATCCTAAGGGGCAGTACAAGACAGGTCGCTGAGGAAGTGGAAAGAGCCATCGAAGATGCTATTGGTGTTGTTTCAGCGACTGTTGAGGATGAGAAGGTTGTTGCTGGTGGTGGGGCTCCTGAGGTTGAGATTGCTAAAAGACTTAAGGATTATAGTGAGTCTATTAGTGGTAGGGAGCAGCTGGCTGTTGCTGCTTTTGCAGAGGCTCTTGAGGTTGTTCCTAAGACTTTGGCTGAGAATGCCGGTCTTGACAGTATTGACACTCTCGTAGATTTAAGAGCAGCCCATGAAGAGTCACCATACATGGGTTTAGATGTTTTCAAGGGTGAAGTAGTTGACATGAAAGAGGCAGGAGTGCTAGAACCACACAGAGTCAAAAGACAGGCCATACAATCAGCCGCAGAAGCAGCAGAGATGATACTAAGAATCGATGACATGATAGCCGCAAAGGGTTTTGAAGTTTCAAAGAAGGAATCTGAGGGAGGTGGAATGGAGGGTATGGGTGGAATGCCACCAATGTAA
- a CDS encoding FprA family A-type flavoprotein encodes MKADAVKIVDNVYWVGVLDWDIRSYHGYTLRGTTYNVYLIFGEDRVALIDNTYPGTSAQMMARISDALRKEGRDEIDVIIQNHIERDHSGSLLEVWKKYNAPIYCTGKAAEGLKRHYPPLEDSRIEIVRTGDSLDLGGKNLMFLEAPMLHWPDSMFTFLSEDGMLFSNDAFGQHLCYNRRFDKDIDDYILMDAARKFYANLITPLSPLVLRKLKEVEDLGLLDRIKMIAPSHGQIWTRPEKIINAYKNWAAGRCEDKITIIYDTMHYSTQRLAHALAEGAMSEEVDVSMYFLHEDERSEIVKDILESKAIFVGSPTIFNGPFPSLGDLTYYLRGLAFDRTGFRRLAVVFGSKGWGGGAVNNLKQELSKAGFEVFATIEVDYVPSQEDLVKCYDMGKSVASHIRSL; translated from the coding sequence ATGAAGGCTGATGCTGTGAAAATTGTGGATAATGTTTATTGGGTTGGGGTCTTGGACTGGGATATTAGAAGCTACCATGGTTACACCCTGAGGGGGACAACATATAATGTGTACCTTATATTCGGTGAGGATAGGGTCGCCCTTATAGATAACACATACCCTGGGACTTCTGCGCAGATGATGGCAAGGATAAGTGACGCTCTTCGAAAAGAGGGAAGAGACGAGATTGATGTGATAATACAAAATCATATTGAGAGGGATCATAGCGGGTCGCTACTGGAGGTTTGGAAGAAATATAATGCACCCATCTACTGCACAGGGAAAGCAGCAGAGGGATTAAAGAGGCATTACCCGCCATTAGAGGATTCTAGGATAGAGATAGTCAGGACTGGTGACAGCCTAGACCTTGGCGGTAAAAACCTCATGTTCCTTGAGGCTCCTATGCTTCACTGGCCTGATAGCATGTTCACATTCCTATCTGAGGATGGTATGCTCTTCTCCAATGACGCCTTCGGACAACACCTATGTTACAATAGACGCTTTGACAAGGATATTGATGATTATATTCTAATGGATGCTGCCAGGAAATTCTATGCGAATCTTATAACACCATTATCACCGCTGGTGTTGAGGAAACTCAAAGAAGTGGAAGATCTTGGACTCCTTGACAGGATAAAGATGATAGCACCATCTCATGGACAAATATGGACCAGACCCGAGAAGATCATAAACGCATATAAGAATTGGGCTGCGGGAAGATGTGAAGATAAGATCACTATAATATATGATACAATGCATTATTCCACCCAAAGGTTGGCGCATGCCCTCGCAGAGGGGGCTATGAGTGAAGAAGTAGACGTCTCCATGTATTTTCTACATGAGGATGAAAGAAGTGAAATAGTAAAGGATATACTTGAAAGTAAGGCCATATTTGTTGGGAGTCCCACGATCTTTAACGGGCCATTCCCAAGCCTTGGAGACTTAACATATTATCTGAGGGGTCTTGCATTTGACAGGACCGGTTTCAGGAGACTTGCAGTTGTATTCGGTTCTAAAGGTTGGGGTGGTGGTGCGGTTAACAACCTCAAACAGGAACTTTCAAAGGCGGGATTTGAGGTGTTCGCCACTATAGAAGTGGATTATGTGCCATCACAAGAGGATTTGGTTAAATGTTATGATATGGGCAAGTCGGTAGCTTCTCATATAAGATCATTATAG
- a CDS encoding RimK/LysX family protein, with the protein MIYLEYHQLKKLLKFTLKEKKIIKRLGIPPDAFIPLLFSIRFGGDWSFVKNSEKFMTVKEKITKYDENKKVGRTIEIVYLFLNPRILKEEGTVYRLEKCGEKGERALVKRPYKVVIEADHIIKASLDPLDLKIKLKKIKEPVKFEGSGAYGVSHEMEHLSKGQITGKPFWEFKYEIEE; encoded by the coding sequence ATGATATACTTGGAATACCATCAACTTAAAAAACTTTTAAAGTTCACCCTAAAGGAAAAAAAGATTATAAAGAGGCTGGGAATCCCCCCTGACGCTTTCATCCCCCTCCTTTTTTCCATACGTTTTGGTGGGGATTGGAGTTTTGTGAAAAATTCTGAAAAGTTCATGACAGTGAAGGAGAAAATCACAAAATATGATGAGAATAAAAAGGTTGGCCGCACCATAGAAATAGTATACCTCTTCTTGAATCCAAGAATACTCAAGGAAGAGGGGACAGTATACAGGCTGGAAAAATGTGGAGAGAAGGGTGAAAGAGCACTTGTTAAAAGACCATATAAGGTTGTGATAGAAGCCGATCATATTATAAAAGCCAGCCTAGACCCCCTAGACCTTAAGATAAAACTTAAAAAGATAAAAGAACCCGTCAAGTTTGAAGGATCCGGAGCCTATGGGGTATCCCATGAAATGGAACACCTCTCAAAGGGTCAAATCACTGGAAAACCATTCTGGGAATTCAAATATGAAATCGAAGAATGA
- a CDS encoding 2,3-diphosphoglycerate synthetase has product MKAMENIICLVDGEHYLPVTKSAIETLDCIEHVDVRALVFIGGTEKLKTSSPEEYAKIMEKPVYFGEDPHKIPYNLIRKIIRKYDADVVMDLSDEPVLDYSKRFNIASIVLEEGAIYRGPDFEFQPLTEYEVLEKPSIKILGTGKRIGKTAVSAYAARLIHEKDYNPCVVAMGRGGPEEPEIVRGDKISITPEYLIEQAYKGVHAASDHWEDALMSRILTIGCRRCGGGMVGDVFITNAKRGAEIANEVDADFVIMEGSGAAIPPVKTDRHIVIVGANQPMINITKFFGPFRIKLADLIVLTMCEEPMATKKKIEDIEKFINEINPDAKVIPTIFRPKPLQDIEDKSVLFATTAPRSVMDTLVTYIEDKYNCNIVGTTNHLSNRPLLQKDIEKYIDEAEVMLTELKAAAVDVATKEALDAGLDVVYSDNIPIVVDESPEDLDKAIIEVVDAAIDDFYTKLTP; this is encoded by the coding sequence ATGAAAGCTATGGAGAATATTATTTGTCTTGTTGACGGTGAACATTATCTCCCCGTTACAAAGTCTGCAATTGAAACCCTTGATTGTATCGAACATGTAGATGTTAGGGCTCTTGTATTCATAGGGGGTACCGAGAAGCTTAAAACATCCTCCCCAGAGGAATATGCTAAGATCATGGAAAAACCGGTCTACTTTGGTGAGGATCCGCATAAAATCCCCTATAATCTCATAAGAAAGATTATAAGGAAATATGATGCGGATGTTGTTATGGATTTAAGTGACGAACCAGTATTAGATTACTCCAAAAGGTTTAACATAGCAAGCATAGTATTGGAAGAGGGTGCGATTTACAGAGGCCCAGATTTTGAGTTCCAGCCACTGACAGAATATGAGGTCCTCGAAAAACCATCAATTAAAATACTCGGAACAGGCAAAAGGATAGGTAAAACAGCAGTATCCGCATACGCTGCCCGTTTAATCCATGAAAAAGATTATAACCCATGTGTTGTTGCCATGGGCCGCGGAGGCCCGGAGGAACCAGAGATAGTCCGCGGCGATAAAATAAGCATAACACCAGAGTATCTGATAGAACAGGCATACAAGGGAGTGCACGCTGCCTCAGACCATTGGGAGGACGCGCTCATGAGCAGGATATTAACCATAGGATGCAGGAGATGCGGTGGGGGTATGGTGGGTGACGTTTTCATAACAAATGCTAAACGTGGCGCTGAAATCGCGAATGAAGTGGACGCGGACTTCGTTATCATGGAAGGGAGTGGGGCGGCCATACCACCAGTAAAAACAGACAGGCATATTGTCATAGTAGGCGCGAATCAGCCCATGATAAACATCACAAAATTCTTCGGACCATTCAGGATCAAACTAGCAGATCTGATCGTTTTAACCATGTGCGAAGAGCCAATGGCCACAAAAAAGAAAATAGAGGATATAGAGAAGTTCATAAATGAGATAAACCCTGATGCAAAGGTGATACCAACAATATTCAGGCCCAAACCACTCCAGGATATAGAGGATAAGAGTGTATTATTCGCCACAACAGCCCCAAGATCCGTAATGGATACACTTGTAACATACATCGAGGACAAATACAACTGCAATATAGTCGGCACGACAAACCACCTTTCAAACAGGCCACTACTCCAAAAGGACATAGAAAAGTATATAGATGAGGCCGAGGTCATGTTAACAGAGTTGAAGGCAGCGGCGGTAGACGTCGCGACAAAGGAAGCGTTAGACGCTGGCTTAGACGTGGTATACTCTGATAATATACCTATTGTAGTGGATGAATCCCCCGAAGATCTCGACAAGGCTATAATAGAAGTTGTTGACGCGGCTATAGACGACTTCTACACTAAACTCACCCCATAG
- a CDS encoding UPF0058 family protein, whose amino-acid sequence MYKDEVIQLHQFLVYILKYLENGYDIEKECEKYFSLNISPHHIHRTKAEHKYAIFVLSTAISEILAKQGNDTLPPNIVNGLSELAKRSKKELAKMEANIEVK is encoded by the coding sequence ATGTATAAGGATGAGGTGATACAACTACATCAATTTCTGGTATATATCCTAAAATATCTTGAAAATGGTTATGACATAGAAAAAGAGTGTGAGAAGTATTTTTCACTTAACATAAGCCCCCATCACATCCACCGGACAAAGGCGGAACATAAATATGCTATTTTTGTACTTTCAACAGCCATTTCAGAAATACTCGCAAAACAGGGAAATGACACACTCCCACCAAACATCGTGAATGGCCTATCAGAGCTCGCTAAAAGATCAAAAAAGGAACTTGCAAAGATGGAGGCTAACATAGAAGTAAAATAG